The following are encoded together in the Thermosipho affectus genome:
- a CDS encoding PASTA domain-containing protein yields the protein MWTIKKEEYKIRFLKSLIIFLFGIYFGALAFIGINYYFQRTNFLTFSIDELNGKKIEDIEKDLSSSGFKVEFFNKGQIVDIIPKFSVLKKGRTIKIILRDEKFKLPNLYGVFYLEGISFLKKRGVDVEIVKIKFPGPDGRILASYPSFGSEISENSKIRLLVDFGETGGME from the coding sequence TTGTGGACAATTAAGAAGGAGGAATATAAAATAAGGTTTTTAAAATCTTTGATAATATTTTTATTTGGAATCTATTTTGGGGCGTTGGCATTTATAGGTATAAATTATTATTTCCAAAGAACAAATTTCTTGACGTTTTCAATTGATGAGTTGAATGGTAAAAAAATTGAAGATATAGAAAAAGATCTAAGTAGTTCTGGATTTAAGGTGGAGTTTTTTAACAAAGGACAAATTGTTGATATTATTCCAAAGTTTAGTGTGTTAAAAAAGGGAAGAACTATAAAAATAATATTGAGAGATGAAAAATTTAAATTACCTAATTTGTATGGTGTTTTTTATCTTGAAGGTATAAGCTTTTTGAAAAAACGTGGAGTTGATGTTGAAATAGTAAAAATAAAATTTCCTGGCCCAGATGGAAGGATATTGGCATCTTACCCAAGTTTTGGAAGTGAGATTTCTGAGAATTCCAAAATAAGATTATTAGTTGATTTTGGTGAAACAGGAGGTATGGAATGA
- the ligA gene encoding NAD-dependent DNA ligase LigA: MDKIKDEIEKLRKEIEYHNYRYYVLADPVISDEEYDKLLKKLIDLEKKYPEYYSLNSPTQKVGGGLIQGFKKVEHSIPMLSLDNTYNELEMREFDNRIKKMLKTNIVQYVCELKIDGISVAIRYENGYFKTAISRGNGIIGDDISENVKKIKSIPLRLFKNIDIEVRGEIYMPIKEFEKYNKLAEKEGLQPFANPRNAAAGTIRQLNSSIVARRNLDSFIYHIVNPEKYGLTTQWEALNFLKEIGFKVNPHSKLCQDIECVVNFWKKWTDGRKKLDYWIDGLVIKVNNFEYQKILGETTKSPRWAIAFKFPAIQKETKILDVELNVGRSGVITPVAIFEPIDLDGSIVKRASLHNFDYIKEKDIKIGDHVLVEKAGGIIPQVVNIIKEKRTGSEKDIEIPKKCPICNGEIGKLSDDETAIRCLNPHCPQKLKRHLEIFVSKSAFDISGIGEKIIDKIVDAKLVDDVADIFYLTPFELAQISGLGQKSIAKILEQINKAKHTPLNRVIIGLGIPLVGEKTAKILAKRFKSLENLSNASYEELVEIENIGPEIAKSIINYFKNEKTKEIIEKLKKAGVNLEKKEMKKSDILKGLTFVITGKLNSLSRDKAIELIELNGGKVSNSVSTKTNYLIVGENPGSKLKKAQQLGVKILSEEDFLKMIT, encoded by the coding sequence ATGGATAAAATCAAAGATGAAATTGAAAAATTACGGAAAGAAATTGAATATCATAATTACAGATATTATGTTTTGGCTGATCCGGTAATAAGTGATGAAGAATACGATAAACTTTTAAAAAAATTAATAGATCTGGAAAAAAAATATCCTGAATACTATTCATTAAATTCTCCAACACAAAAAGTGGGAGGGGGATTAATTCAAGGATTTAAAAAAGTGGAACATTCAATTCCCATGCTAAGTTTAGACAATACATACAACGAACTAGAAATGAGAGAATTTGATAATAGAATAAAAAAAATGTTAAAGACAAACATAGTACAATATGTATGTGAATTAAAAATAGATGGTATCTCCGTTGCAATAAGGTATGAAAATGGATATTTTAAAACTGCAATCAGTCGTGGCAATGGAATAATTGGCGATGACATTTCAGAAAATGTAAAAAAAATAAAATCAATACCTTTGCGATTATTCAAAAATATTGATATAGAAGTTCGAGGCGAGATTTATATGCCTATTAAAGAATTTGAAAAATACAACAAATTAGCCGAAAAAGAAGGCTTACAACCTTTTGCAAATCCACGTAATGCAGCAGCTGGGACAATTCGCCAATTGAATTCTTCAATTGTTGCAAGAAGAAACCTTGATTCATTTATTTATCATATAGTAAATCCTGAAAAATACGGATTAACTACTCAATGGGAAGCTTTAAACTTCTTGAAAGAAATAGGGTTTAAAGTTAATCCGCACTCAAAACTGTGCCAAGATATAGAATGTGTTGTAAATTTTTGGAAAAAATGGACCGATGGTAGGAAAAAATTAGATTATTGGATCGATGGATTGGTAATAAAGGTTAATAACTTTGAGTATCAAAAAATTTTGGGAGAAACCACAAAATCACCAAGATGGGCTATTGCTTTTAAATTCCCTGCTATTCAAAAAGAAACAAAAATATTAGACGTAGAATTAAACGTTGGAAGAAGCGGAGTTATTACTCCTGTTGCAATCTTTGAACCAATAGATTTAGATGGCAGTATCGTAAAACGTGCATCATTACATAACTTTGATTACATAAAAGAAAAAGACATTAAAATCGGTGATCACGTCCTCGTTGAAAAAGCGGGAGGTATAATTCCACAAGTTGTAAACATAATCAAAGAAAAAAGAACAGGTTCCGAAAAAGATATTGAAATTCCAAAAAAATGTCCCATTTGCAATGGCGAAATTGGAAAATTATCTGATGATGAAACCGCCATTAGATGTCTCAATCCGCATTGTCCTCAGAAACTTAAAAGACATTTAGAAATATTTGTATCTAAATCTGCTTTTGATATTTCTGGTATCGGTGAAAAAATTATCGATAAAATAGTTGACGCAAAATTGGTAGATGATGTAGCCGATATATTTTACCTAACTCCCTTTGAGCTAGCACAAATAAGCGGATTAGGTCAAAAATCCATCGCAAAAATTCTAGAACAAATAAATAAAGCAAAACATACTCCACTAAACAGAGTCATTATTGGTCTTGGCATACCATTAGTTGGTGAAAAAACTGCAAAAATACTAGCAAAAAGATTTAAAAGCTTAGAAAACCTATCCAATGCTTCCTATGAAGAGCTAGTTGAAATTGAAAATATAGGTCCTGAAATTGCCAAAAGTATAATAAATTATTTCAAAAACGAAAAAACAAAAGAAATTATTGAAAAATTGAAAAAGGCTGGAGTAAATCTTGAAAAAAAGGAAATGAAAAAATCGGATATATTAAAAGGACTAACATTTGTAATTACAGGTAAATTAAACTCTCTCTCAAGAGATAAAGCTATAGAACTAATAGAATTAAACGGTGGCAAAGTATCAAATTCCGTAAGTACCAAAACAAACTACCTAATAGTTGGTGAAAATCCAGGCTCAAAGTTAAAAAAAGCACAACAATTAGGTGTAAAAATTCTATCGGAAGAAGACTTTCTAAAAATGATTACTTAA
- the rsgA gene encoding ribosome small subunit-dependent GTPase A — protein sequence MRKKGLVLKFMSNMALVEDIETGKVFICKLRGKFKEQGIRPIVGDFVEYRHIVGNEGIVENILNRKNELKRPRVANIDQVVIVTSLKRPEVPLKILDRYLVLVENVKIPAVIVLNKCDLLSREEIDVFLSIYSKMYPVFLVSAKNRMGIDKLVEVFKDKVSTMAGMSGVGKSSILNAINPGLSLKVGEISKKLDRGKHTTTVIELLKFDFGGWIADTPGFASLDISEVESEELKNYFPEFSNFLCLYPDCNHIHEPECGIKRAVEDGLIAKSRYESYFEMFHELLEGN from the coding sequence ATGAGAAAAAAAGGTTTGGTATTAAAATTTATGTCAAATATGGCGTTGGTTGAAGATATAGAAACAGGGAAAGTATTTATTTGTAAGCTTAGGGGAAAATTTAAGGAACAAGGAATTAGGCCGATAGTTGGTGATTTTGTAGAATATCGCCATATAGTAGGTAATGAAGGGATTGTAGAAAACATTTTAAATAGGAAGAACGAATTAAAACGTCCGAGGGTTGCAAATATTGATCAAGTAGTGATTGTTACTTCTTTAAAAAGACCTGAAGTGCCTCTAAAAATATTGGATAGGTACTTAGTTTTGGTAGAAAATGTAAAAATACCCGCTGTCATTGTTTTAAATAAATGTGATTTGTTAAGTAGAGAGGAAATTGATGTGTTTTTAAGTATTTATAGTAAAATGTATCCTGTTTTTTTGGTGAGTGCTAAAAATAGAATGGGAATTGATAAGCTTGTAGAAGTCTTTAAAGATAAAGTGTCTACTATGGCAGGTATGTCTGGGGTAGGAAAGAGTAGTATATTAAACGCTATTAATCCTGGTTTATCGTTAAAAGTAGGTGAAATTTCAAAAAAGTTAGATAGAGGTAAACATACAACTACTGTTATTGAATTGTTGAAATTTGATTTTGGTGGATGGATTGCCGATACACCTGGATTTGCCAGTTTAGATATTAGTGAAGTTGAAAGTGAAGAACTTAAAAATTATTTCCCGGAATTTAGTAATTTTTTATGTTTGTATCCTGATTGTAATCATATACACGAACCAGAATGTGGAATCAAAAGAGCAGTTGAAGATGGATTAATTGCAAAGTCACGATATGAAAGTTATTTTGAAATGTTTCATGAGCTTTTGGAGGGAAATTAA
- a CDS encoding YgiQ family radical SAM protein: MFLPTTKYDMEKLGWKYLDIILITGDAYIDHPSIGVSLLGRYLVSKGFKVGIIGQPDVKDDRDVTRLGRPRLFFGITGGNVDSMVANYTASMKKRKKDDYTPEKLGNKRPDRAVIVYSNLVRRFFKGMPIVIGGIEASLRRFAHYDWWSDKLRKSILLDAKADLLVYGMGEKAILEIAKCLQKYGDTSKCNDIRGVVWWTSKRVEKAIEISSYEEILNDKLKYNEAFKKISFLTDPNRDILIVQKQDNRYVVQNPPQFPLDRNEFDNLYLLPFEREVHPFYLKNGKVKAIETVRFSITTVRGCYGMCAFCALTQHQTTHVISRSKESILEEVKILRKMKNFRGTIFDVGGPTANMYGAQCNIRALKGQCNRFCLFKEPCKNSLVDHSKLLDLLYTIKEVDGVKNVFISSGIRHDLVLEDKKYGEIFIRELPKFTPGQLKLAPEHSHENVLKIMRKPNINKFLEFKRKYESNSKKKYVVAYFIVGHPGESFKENSHLKRFIREKLGYRPQQIQIFTPTPGTLSTAIYFTGVDPYTNEKIFVERKLSKRNQMKKNIIHM; this comes from the coding sequence ATGTTTTTACCCACTACAAAATATGATATGGAAAAATTAGGGTGGAAATATTTAGATATAATATTAATTACGGGGGATGCCTATATTGATCATCCCTCAATAGGTGTTTCTTTGTTGGGGCGTTATCTTGTTTCAAAGGGATTTAAAGTAGGGATTATTGGGCAACCTGACGTAAAGGATGATAGAGATGTGACGAGGTTGGGAAGACCTCGTTTATTTTTTGGGATAACCGGTGGAAATGTTGATTCAATGGTTGCAAATTATACGGCATCTATGAAGAAAAGAAAAAAAGATGATTATACTCCAGAAAAACTTGGCAATAAAAGACCAGATAGGGCGGTAATAGTGTATTCAAATTTAGTTAGAAGGTTTTTTAAGGGCATGCCAATTGTAATCGGTGGTATTGAAGCAAGTTTAAGAAGATTTGCACATTATGACTGGTGGTCTGATAAACTTAGAAAATCTATATTGTTAGATGCAAAAGCGGATCTTTTGGTATACGGAATGGGCGAAAAGGCGATTTTGGAGATTGCAAAGTGTTTGCAAAAATATGGGGATACAAGTAAATGTAACGATATCAGGGGGGTAGTTTGGTGGACGTCAAAAAGGGTTGAAAAAGCAATTGAAATTTCCTCTTATGAGGAAATATTGAATGATAAATTGAAATATAATGAGGCATTTAAAAAGATTAGTTTTTTAACTGATCCAAATAGGGATATTTTAATTGTTCAAAAGCAAGACAATAGATATGTTGTGCAAAATCCACCTCAGTTTCCTTTAGATAGAAATGAATTTGATAATTTGTATTTGTTACCTTTTGAAAGGGAAGTTCATCCTTTTTATTTAAAGAATGGGAAGGTCAAAGCTATTGAAACAGTTAGATTTTCCATTACTACTGTTAGAGGTTGTTATGGTATGTGTGCATTTTGCGCACTAACCCAGCATCAAACAACGCATGTTATTTCTAGAAGTAAAGAGTCAATTTTGGAAGAGGTGAAGATTTTAAGAAAAATGAAAAATTTTAGGGGAACAATTTTTGATGTTGGTGGTCCTACAGCAAATATGTATGGAGCTCAGTGTAATATTCGTGCTTTAAAAGGACAGTGTAATAGATTTTGTCTTTTTAAGGAACCTTGTAAAAACTCATTAGTTGATCATAGTAAATTGTTGGATTTGTTATATACTATAAAAGAGGTAGATGGAGTGAAAAATGTTTTTATTTCATCTGGAATAAGACATGATTTGGTTTTGGAAGATAAAAAATACGGTGAAATTTTTATTAGAGAGCTTCCAAAATTCACCCCCGGGCAATTGAAGCTGGCACCGGAACACTCTCATGAAAATGTTTTAAAGATTATGAGAAAACCGAATATTAATAAGTTTTTGGAATTTAAAAGGAAATATGAAAGTAACTCCAAGAAAAAATATGTAGTTGCTTATTTTATTGTTGGTCATCCTGGAGAATCTTTTAAAGAAAATAGTCATTTGAAAAGATTTATTAGAGAAAAATTGGGATATAGACCTCAGCAAATTCAAATCTTTACACCTACACCTGGTACCTTAAGCACGGCTATATATTTTACTGGTGTTGATCCGTATACAAATGAAAAAATATTTGTTGAAAGGAAATTGAGTAAACGTAATCAGATGAAGAAAAATATTATTCACATGTGA
- a CDS encoding hemolysin family protein, protein MEDPLSYFWSFIFLIFLLYLSSVFSASETALTSVSRLKLRESLRKGDMKEEENELHLFNKLLTVILIMNNLVNILASSVATLLVVGLFENILPSSVSALLSTLVLTFFILIFGEITPKIYARQNNEKIFNKMIKVLLFLSKVFSPIIKMLVGISNFVIKLIGGKLVEEAPFITTEDILMYVEVGMEEGTLRHEESFMLKRTLEMEESMVKEIMIPRVDIIAIEESETLDKVMEIIKEEEYSRIPVYKETIDNIVGICYAKDVLVFISERGTDVSTKVKVKELMREPLFVPETMKVSELLKIFKEQKIHMAIVVDEYGGTAGLVTMEDILEEIFGEIMDEYDQNENIGIKRLENGAYIVDATVPINDLERELGVDFPETDYETLAGYILEHLQRIPKVGEEILIDGFSFKIIAASKNRIEKVLVKVVEKNE, encoded by the coding sequence ATGGAAGATCCTTTAAGTTATTTTTGGTCATTTATATTTTTGATATTTTTGTTGTATTTGTCGTCTGTTTTTTCCGCTTCAGAAACAGCTTTAACATCTGTAAGTAGATTGAAATTAAGGGAGTCTTTGAGAAAAGGTGATATGAAAGAGGAAGAAAATGAATTACATCTTTTTAATAAGTTACTTACCGTTATTTTGATTATGAATAATTTGGTAAATATTTTGGCTTCATCCGTTGCAACTTTGTTGGTTGTTGGTCTATTTGAAAATATACTTCCGAGTAGTGTTTCTGCGCTTTTAAGTACTTTAGTCTTAACCTTTTTTATACTTATCTTTGGTGAAATTACTCCTAAGATATACGCACGACAAAACAATGAGAAAATTTTTAATAAGATGATTAAAGTGCTTTTATTCCTTTCAAAAGTTTTTTCTCCTATAATTAAAATGTTAGTGGGAATTTCAAATTTTGTTATAAAGTTAATTGGTGGAAAATTGGTAGAAGAAGCGCCATTTATTACAACTGAAGATATTTTAATGTATGTGGAAGTTGGAATGGAAGAAGGAACTTTACGCCATGAGGAAAGTTTTATGTTAAAAAGGACTTTGGAAATGGAAGAGTCAATGGTTAAAGAAATTATGATTCCCCGAGTGGATATCATAGCAATTGAGGAATCTGAGACATTGGATAAAGTAATGGAGATTATAAAGGAAGAAGAATATTCAAGAATTCCTGTTTATAAAGAAACTATAGATAATATTGTGGGAATTTGTTATGCAAAGGATGTTCTTGTTTTTATTAGTGAGAGAGGAACGGATGTTTCAACCAAAGTAAAAGTAAAAGAACTTATGAGGGAACCTTTGTTTGTTCCAGAAACAATGAAAGTTTCTGAACTTTTGAAAATTTTTAAGGAACAAAAAATACATATGGCAATAGTGGTAGATGAGTATGGAGGAACAGCAGGTCTTGTAACGATGGAAGATATATTGGAAGAAATTTTTGGTGAAATAATGGATGAATATGATCAAAATGAAAATATTGGTATAAAAAGGCTTGAAAATGGGGCATATATAGTTGATGCGACAGTGCCAATAAATGATTTGGAAAGGGAATTGGGTGTTGACTTTCCTGAAACGGATTACGAAACACTGGCCGGTTATATATTAGAGCATCTTCAAAGAATTCCAAAGGTTGGTGAAGAAATTCTTATCGATGGTTTTTCGTTTAAGATTATTGCAGCATCTAAGAACCGAATTGAAAAAGTTTTAGTAAAGGTGGTGGAAAAAAATGAGTAA
- the rlmN gene encoding 23S rRNA (adenine(2503)-C(2))-methyltransferase RlmN, which translates to MKSILDFKYDKLVGEFKKINLERYRVDQVLDWIYKKKIFDFNDMTNLSKEHRRILSERFTIDIPELLDMQVSKIDKTTKFLWKLKDGNTIESVALFHSGRVTSCISTQVGCPVKCSFCATGQSGFVRNLTVGEIVGQILAIELNRKVKVGNVVYMGMGEPLLNFGNVLDSIKILNHKKMLNIGIRRITISTVGIPEKIVELAKSGLDVKLALSLHAPTDFKRDQIIPLNKKYSVEELIYALKKYQEITGNRITIEYILIREFNDYPDDAVKLAELLRRLSVFVNLIPVNPVNPEFHRPSKWAIERFKEVLEKNGIECEIRQEKGTDIDAACGQLRRRNIK; encoded by the coding sequence ATGAAGAGTATTTTGGACTTTAAGTATGATAAATTGGTTGGAGAATTTAAAAAGATAAATTTAGAAAGATATAGGGTGGATCAAGTTTTGGATTGGATTTATAAGAAAAAAATTTTTGATTTTAACGATATGACAAATCTTTCTAAGGAACACCGAAGGATACTTTCAGAAAGATTTACAATAGATATTCCAGAACTATTAGATATGCAGGTTTCTAAAATTGATAAAACTACAAAGTTTCTGTGGAAATTAAAAGATGGTAACACAATTGAGTCTGTTGCGTTATTTCATTCAGGTAGGGTTACTTCTTGTATATCTACGCAAGTAGGATGTCCGGTAAAATGTAGTTTTTGTGCAACGGGACAAAGTGGTTTTGTGAGAAATTTAACTGTTGGTGAAATTGTAGGTCAAATTTTGGCTATTGAATTGAATAGAAAAGTTAAAGTGGGAAATGTAGTTTATATGGGAATGGGTGAACCACTATTAAATTTTGGAAATGTGCTGGATAGTATTAAAATATTAAATCACAAAAAGATGTTGAATATAGGGATTAGAAGAATTACTATTTCTACCGTTGGAATTCCAGAAAAAATCGTAGAACTTGCAAAATCAGGTTTAGACGTGAAATTGGCATTATCTTTACATGCACCCACAGATTTTAAAAGAGATCAGATAATTCCGTTAAATAAAAAATACAGTGTTGAAGAGTTAATATATGCATTAAAAAAGTATCAAGAAATCACAGGTAATAGAATTACAATTGAGTATATTTTAATAAGAGAGTTTAATGATTATCCAGATGATGCTGTTAAATTAGCAGAATTATTAAGAAGATTGAGTGTATTTGTCAATCTCATTCCGGTTAATCCAGTAAATCCTGAATTTCATAGGCCAAGCAAATGGGCAATTGAGAGGTTTAAAGAGGTATTAGAGAAAAATGGTATAGAGTGTGAAATTAGGCAAGAAAAAGGTACAGATATAGATGCTGCTTGTGGACAATTAAGAAGGAGGAATATAAAATAA
- the cdd gene encoding cytidine deaminase gives MSNKLIALAKDAMKRAYAPYSSFKVGAALLTKTGKVFTGSNVENASYGLTCCAERIAIFKAVSEGEKEFDTLVVVGDTEDPISPCGACRQVMAEFGDFKVILVGKNGAVKETTVGELLPDYFKKEHLNK, from the coding sequence ATGAGTAATAAGTTAATTGCATTGGCAAAAGATGCAATGAAAAGAGCTTATGCACCTTATTCCAGTTTTAAGGTAGGAGCGGCACTGTTGACAAAAACTGGTAAAGTCTTTACGGGTTCAAATGTGGAAAACGCTTCTTATGGATTAACGTGTTGCGCTGAGCGTATAGCCATTTTTAAAGCTGTAAGTGAAGGTGAAAAAGAATTTGATACATTAGTTGTAGTTGGAGATACAGAAGATCCAATATCACCATGTGGTGCTTGTAGACAGGTTATGGCTGAATTTGGAGACTTCAAAGTTATTTTAGTTGGAAAAAATGGTGCAGTAAAGGAAACAACTGTGGGGGAATTGTTGCCCGATTATTTTAAAAAGGAGCATTTGAACAAATGA
- a CDS encoding DNA repair protein RecN, giving the protein MHLHDYLYFRDIDIFFDSGLNVITGETGVGKSLILDVFGILLGIANGRVDSYNAEMVMDIPVDYPEYDVFSGENVFSITKKGNRTVFKINGKVFPKKIVSKLLSEFITLHRQNSHIKILEPNFILNFLDETSNNFEDLKKYREYFERYKKIRKLLTEESLSDLRENLAELEEKIIEIEKISPSIEEEEKLKREYDIALKAQETIEKYNYILNSSEEITEKLWEIKKMLNEKHEESLNTALDIIETLKLDLQKEIDEIESYDIKELEERIWDYNLLKRKYGPTIEDVIDNYENFIKDSKKLKERIKILENSNNELEQVLNKMRKYASLLSESRKNAAKKVLERFYRHSRDLNLSFELKFQFENVDFNYFGMDKVELLGSAIKGEKLKPVKNIASGGELSRLMLALELSVVSDGILIFDEIDAGISGITGNKLAEKLKEVSKNYQVIVVTHLPQVAIKADKHFVVNKTDNGGKVCELDEEKRAQEIKRMLGSDAVLKFIEE; this is encoded by the coding sequence GTGCATTTACATGATTATTTGTATTTTAGAGATATTGATATATTTTTTGATTCAGGACTGAATGTTATAACTGGGGAGACTGGTGTTGGAAAAAGTTTAATATTAGATGTATTTGGGATTTTGTTGGGGATTGCTAATGGAAGAGTGGATAGTTATAACGCAGAGATGGTAATGGATATTCCTGTAGATTATCCTGAATATGACGTTTTTTCCGGAGAGAATGTTTTTTCTATAACAAAGAAAGGGAATAGAACTGTTTTTAAAATTAATGGGAAAGTTTTTCCAAAAAAGATTGTAAGTAAATTACTCTCGGAATTTATAACTTTGCACAGACAAAATTCACATATAAAGATTTTAGAACCAAATTTTATTTTAAATTTTCTAGATGAAACTTCAAATAATTTTGAAGATTTGAAGAAATATAGAGAGTATTTTGAAAGATATAAAAAAATTCGAAAATTATTAACCGAAGAATCGTTAAGTGATTTAAGGGAAAACTTGGCGGAATTAGAAGAAAAAATAATTGAAATTGAAAAGATTAGTCCCTCAATAGAAGAAGAAGAGAAGTTGAAGAGAGAATATGATATTGCTTTGAAAGCACAAGAAACTATTGAAAAGTATAATTATATATTAAATTCAAGTGAGGAAATTACGGAAAAGCTCTGGGAAATAAAAAAGATGTTGAATGAAAAACATGAAGAATCTTTGAATACCGCGTTAGATATAATAGAAACTTTAAAGTTGGATTTGCAGAAAGAAATTGATGAAATAGAAAGCTACGATATAAAGGAACTGGAAGAAAGAATATGGGATTATAACCTTTTAAAGAGAAAGTATGGACCTACAATAGAAGATGTAATAGATAATTATGAGAACTTTATAAAAGATTCTAAAAAATTAAAAGAAAGAATTAAAATTTTAGAAAATTCAAATAATGAACTTGAGCAAGTTTTAAATAAAATGAGGAAATATGCAAGTTTGTTGTCGGAAAGTAGAAAAAATGCTGCAAAGAAAGTTTTGGAAAGGTTTTATAGACATTCAAGAGATTTGAATTTGTCTTTTGAATTGAAATTTCAATTTGAAAATGTGGATTTTAATTATTTTGGAATGGATAAAGTAGAATTACTCGGTAGTGCAATAAAGGGAGAAAAATTAAAACCGGTAAAGAATATAGCATCGGGTGGAGAGTTGTCAAGACTTATGCTTGCTTTGGAACTTTCCGTTGTTTCAGATGGGATTTTGATTTTTGACGAAATTGATGCGGGAATTAGTGGTATTACTGGGAATAAACTTGCAGAAAAGTTGAAAGAAGTTTCTAAAAATTATCAAGTAATTGTAGTGACGCACTTACCACAAGTTGCAATTAAGGCTGATAAACACTTTGTTGTGAATAAAACAGATAACGGAGGGAAAGTTTGTGAATTGGATGAAGAAAAAAGAGCGCAAGAGATAAAAAGAATGTTAGGTTCCGATGCTGTTTTAAAGTTTATTGAGGAGTGA